The following proteins are co-located in the Neisseria sp. Marseille-Q6792 genome:
- the rplQ gene encoding 50S ribosomal protein L17, with the protein MRHRNGNRKLNRTSSHRAAMLRNMANSLLTHETIVTTLPKAKELRRVVEPLITLGKKPSLANHRLAFDRTRDRDVVVKLFGDLGPRFSARNGGYVRVLKYGFRKGDNAPLALVELVDKPVAE; encoded by the coding sequence ATGCGTCATCGTAATGGCAATCGCAAATTAAACCGTACAAGTAGCCATCGCGCTGCAATGTTGCGTAATATGGCGAATTCATTGTTGACTCACGAGACTATTGTAACAACTTTGCCTAAAGCAAAGGAATTACGCCGTGTGGTTGAACCATTGATTACATTGGGTAAGAAACCATCTTTGGCTAATCATCGTTTGGCATTTGACCGAACTCGTGATCGTGATGTTGTAGTGAAATTGTTTGGTGATTTGGGTCCTCGTTTCTCTGCTCGTAATGGTGGTTATGTTCGAGTATTGAAATATGGGTTCCGTAAGGGCGATAATGCCCCCTTGGCTTTGGTTGAATTAGTTGATAAACCAGTGGCTGAGTAA
- the rpoA gene encoding DNA-directed RNA polymerase subunit alpha has product MQNSTTEFLKPRQIDVNTFSATHARVSMQPFERGFGHTLGNALRRILLSSMNGFAPTEVAITGVLHEYSTLDGVQEDVVDILLNVKGIVFKLHGRSQVQLTLKKSGSGVVSAGDIELPHDVEILNPDHIICHLADNGQIEMVIKVEQGRGYQSVSGRQVVRDENRQIGSIQLDASFSPISRVSFEVEPARVEQRTDLDKLVLDIETDGSIDPEEAVRSAARILIDQMSIFADLQGTPVEEVEEKAPPIDPVLLRPVDDLELTVRSANCLKAEDIYYIGDLIQRTETELLKTPNLGRKSLNEIKEVLASKGLTLGSKLEAWPPVGLEKP; this is encoded by the coding sequence ATGCAGAATAGCACAACCGAATTTTTGAAGCCTCGTCAAATTGATGTAAATACTTTTTCTGCAACTCATGCAAGAGTATCTATGCAACCATTTGAGCGTGGTTTCGGTCATACTTTAGGTAATGCTTTGCGTCGTATCTTACTGTCATCCATGAATGGTTTTGCTCCTACAGAGGTGGCTATTACCGGTGTTTTGCATGAATATTCTACCCTTGACGGGGTTCAAGAAGATGTTGTTGATATCTTGTTGAACGTTAAGGGTATCGTATTTAAACTCCACGGGCGTAGCCAAGTTCAACTTACGTTGAAGAAGTCAGGTTCTGGTGTGGTATCTGCAGGTGATATTGAATTGCCGCATGATGTAGAAATCCTGAATCCTGATCATATCATTTGTCATTTGGCTGATAATGGTCAAATTGAAATGGTGATTAAAGTAGAGCAAGGTCGTGGTTATCAATCTGTTTCGGGTCGTCAGGTTGTTCGTGATGAGAATCGTCAGATTGGTTCAATCCAGTTGGATGCGAGCTTTTCGCCCATCAGCCGTGTTAGCTTTGAAGTTGAACCTGCACGTGTAGAGCAACGGACAGATCTTGATAAATTGGTTTTAGATATTGAGACTGATGGTTCAATTGATCCTGAGGAAGCTGTGCGCAGTGCGGCACGTATTTTAATTGACCAGATGTCTATTTTTGCTGATTTACAGGGTACACCTGTGGAGGAAGTTGAAGAAAAAGCTCCCCCTATTGACCCTGTTCTCTTGCGTCCTGTAGACGATTTGGAATTGACAGTACGTTCAGCTAATTGTCTGAAAGCTGAAGATATTTATTATATTGGCGATTTGATTCAACGCACTGAAACTGAGCTTCTTAAAACTCCGAATTTAGGGCGAAAATCTTTAAATGAAATTAAAGAAGTATTGGCATCTAAAGGTTTGACACTGGGTTCTAAGTTGGAAGCTTGGCCACCCGTAGGCTTAGAAAAGCCTTAA